The Opitutales bacterium ASA1 genome window below encodes:
- a CDS encoding TonB-dependent siderophore receptor: MIALAPFTVTAEASQSILQITQRDLDRRQAQDLEDALSIDPSITVGGSTGIAQKIYVRNLGEGLINVSIDGATQSGSLFHHVGRIAVEPDLLKQVEVQPGVGNATDGPGALGGAIRFVTKDPEDLLAPDQRAGALVKYGWFSNTRGYRGSATVFARLNEQWSALAGYVYSEHEDIEDGAGNRLDGSNSRQKVALAKLVGRFGSGHSLRLGFEHLDEKGDKLRRPEWAPGPANPSFYMEAGRSTFTSAYGFRPDPDGALDLAVTLSHTEADILQIATFGPYAGSVATWQLDVRNTQRIGDRYTLVYGVDHRADEVAAGPDTDPKGTREDSTVSGVFFRADARIDDRLSLSAGARVDAYRLDDRQQQSFDEEGFSPSAGITYDLTSELSLSASAATAFRGAQIADAFRVDIRQNAADLQPEKAQNYEVRLAWRRSGFQAETGAYANRIDDVVTNTLPWSRVYGNAGKLETDGVFARLSHGTAKTYLSLQYNRADTTINGLVATRYQYSSLVSRIGDTWVADASWRPFDGFDVGWNARLVQGIDDIEIPESITEVPGGTIDKPGYVTHDFYARWSPAAVDGLTVSLTVKNVFDKLYLSHGSLEDMTAFPGFAGVVGAPEPGRDIRVSISYRF, encoded by the coding sequence GTGATCGCGCTCGCGCCGTTCACCGTCACCGCCGAGGCCAGCCAATCGATCCTCCAGATCACCCAACGCGATCTCGACCGCCGCCAAGCACAGGACCTCGAGGACGCGCTCTCGATCGATCCGAGCATCACTGTCGGCGGTTCCACCGGCATCGCGCAGAAGATCTACGTGCGCAATCTCGGCGAGGGTCTGATCAACGTCTCCATCGACGGCGCGACGCAGTCCGGATCCCTCTTCCACCACGTCGGTCGCATCGCGGTCGAGCCCGACCTGCTCAAGCAGGTCGAGGTCCAGCCGGGCGTCGGCAACGCCACCGACGGCCCCGGTGCCCTCGGCGGCGCGATCCGCTTCGTGACGAAAGACCCCGAGGATCTGCTCGCTCCCGACCAACGCGCCGGCGCGCTCGTCAAGTACGGCTGGTTCTCCAACACCCGCGGTTATCGCGGCAGCGCGACCGTCTTCGCGCGCTTGAACGAACAATGGAGCGCCCTCGCCGGTTACGTGTATTCGGAACACGAGGACATCGAAGACGGAGCCGGCAACCGTCTCGACGGCTCCAACTCCCGCCAGAAGGTCGCGCTCGCGAAACTCGTCGGACGCTTCGGCAGCGGTCACTCGCTGAGGCTCGGTTTCGAGCACCTCGACGAGAAGGGCGACAAGCTCCGCCGCCCCGAGTGGGCACCTGGACCCGCCAATCCGAGCTTCTACATGGAGGCGGGACGCTCGACCTTCACCTCCGCCTACGGCTTCCGCCCGGACCCGGACGGCGCGCTCGATCTAGCCGTGACGCTCAGCCACACCGAGGCCGACATTCTCCAGATCGCGACGTTCGGACCGTACGCCGGCTCGGTCGCCACGTGGCAGCTCGACGTCCGCAATACCCAACGCATCGGCGATCGCTACACGCTCGTCTACGGCGTCGACCATCGCGCCGACGAAGTCGCCGCCGGGCCCGACACCGACCCGAAGGGCACGCGCGAAGACAGCACGGTGAGCGGAGTGTTCTTCCGTGCCGACGCGAGGATCGACGATCGTCTCTCGCTCAGCGCCGGCGCCCGCGTCGACGCCTACCGCCTGGATGATCGCCAACAGCAGTCCTTCGACGAAGAAGGCTTCAGTCCGAGCGCCGGCATCACCTACGACCTCACGTCCGAGTTGAGCCTCTCCGCTTCGGCCGCAACTGCGTTTCGCGGCGCTCAGATCGCCGATGCCTTCCGCGTCGACATCCGTCAGAACGCCGCCGACCTGCAACCCGAGAAGGCGCAAAACTACGAGGTCCGCCTCGCGTGGCGGCGCTCCGGGTTTCAGGCGGAGACCGGTGCCTACGCCAACCGTATCGACGATGTGGTGACGAACACTCTTCCCTGGTCTCGCGTCTACGGCAACGCCGGCAAGCTCGAGACCGACGGTGTCTTCGCCCGGCTCTCCCACGGCACGGCGAAGACGTATTTGAGTCTTCAATACAACCGAGCCGACACGACGATCAATGGACTCGTAGCCACACGCTACCAATACAGCTCCCTCGTCTCCCGCATCGGAGACACTTGGGTGGCCGACGCGTCGTGGCGGCCGTTCGACGGTTTCGACGTGGGCTGGAACGCCCGGCTCGTCCAAGGCATCGACGACATCGAGATCCCGGAGTCGATCACCGAAGTACCCGGAGGCACCATCGACAAGCCCGGCTACGTCACGCACGACTTCTACGCACGCTGGTCGCCCGCCGCAGTCGATGGATTGACGGTCTCGCTCACGGTCAAGAACGTGTTCGACAAGCTCTACTTGAGCCACGGCAGTCTCGAAGACATGACCGCGTTTCCCGGTTTCGCAGGCGTCGTCGGCGCTCCCGAACCCGGACGCGACATCCGCGTGAGCATTTCGTACCGGTTCTGA
- a CDS encoding pyrophosphate--fructose-6-phosphate 1-phosphotransferase — protein sequence MGDVVEHDGPVAAARVNVERIVFMSAKRVAILTAGGLAPCLSSAVGGLIERYSELYPSVEILCYRGGYKGLLLGDAVVVTPEMRSKAGLLHALGGSPIGNSRVKLTNVKDCVKRGLVKEGENPQKVAAEQLIKDGVSVLHTVGGDDTNTAAADLARFLKEGGYGLTVVGLPKTIDNDVVPIRQSLGAWTAAEQGARYFENVVAEQGANPRMLIVHEVMGRNCGWLTAATAKAYRESLAKKAFLDGMPIGRARCDVHGIFVPEMAIDIAAEATRLKAVMDEVGGVNLFISEGAGVEAIVKEMEGKGESVPRDAFGHVKLDAVNPGAWFGKQFAAMLGAEKTLIQKSGYFARAAAANVEDLRLIKSCTDLAVDCAMRGEGGVIGHDEERGGVLRAIEFERIKGGKPFDIDHGWFGALLAAIGQPKGAKVDVAH from the coding sequence GTGGGCGACGTGGTCGAGCACGACGGCCCGGTGGCTGCTGCTCGGGTAAACGTCGAACGCATTGTCTTCATGAGTGCCAAACGTGTCGCCATTCTCACTGCAGGGGGCTTGGCCCCGTGTCTCTCGTCCGCCGTGGGCGGATTGATCGAACGCTATTCGGAGCTGTATCCGAGCGTGGAGATCTTGTGTTACCGGGGTGGATACAAGGGCTTGCTGCTCGGAGATGCGGTCGTCGTGACGCCGGAGATGCGGTCGAAGGCCGGGTTGTTGCACGCGTTGGGCGGCAGCCCGATCGGCAACAGTCGAGTCAAGCTCACCAACGTGAAGGATTGCGTGAAGCGCGGGTTGGTGAAGGAAGGGGAAAACCCGCAGAAAGTGGCGGCCGAGCAGTTGATCAAGGACGGGGTGAGCGTTCTCCACACCGTGGGTGGGGACGACACGAACACCGCGGCGGCGGACCTCGCGAGGTTCCTGAAGGAGGGCGGCTACGGACTAACGGTCGTTGGGCTACCGAAGACGATCGACAACGACGTGGTGCCGATCCGGCAGAGCCTCGGCGCGTGGACCGCGGCGGAGCAGGGAGCGCGTTACTTCGAGAACGTCGTGGCGGAGCAAGGTGCGAATCCGCGCATGCTCATCGTGCACGAGGTGATGGGGCGCAATTGCGGCTGGCTCACGGCGGCGACGGCGAAGGCTTACCGCGAGTCGTTGGCGAAGAAGGCGTTTCTCGACGGCATGCCGATCGGTCGGGCGCGCTGCGACGTCCACGGCATCTTCGTGCCCGAGATGGCGATCGACATCGCGGCGGAGGCCACGCGTTTGAAGGCGGTAATGGACGAGGTGGGTGGGGTGAATCTCTTCATCAGCGAGGGCGCAGGCGTGGAGGCGATCGTGAAGGAAATGGAGGGGAAGGGGGAGAGTGTGCCGCGCGACGCGTTCGGACACGTGAAGCTCGACGCGGTGAATCCCGGGGCGTGGTTCGGCAAGCAGTTCGCGGCCATGCTCGGAGCGGAGAAGACGTTGATCCAAAAGAGCGGCTATTTCGCCCGCGCGGCCGCGGCGAACGTGGAGGACTTGCGGTTGATCAAAAGCTGCACGGACCTGGCGGTGGATTGTGCGATGCGAGGGGAAGGCGGCGTGATCGGCCACGACGAGGAACGAGGTGGTGTGCTGCGTGCGATCGAGTTCGAGCGGATCAAGGGCGGTAAGCCGTTCGACATCGATCACGGGTGGTTCGGCGCGTTGCTCGCGGCGATCGGTCAGCCGAAGGGCGCGAAGGTCGACGTCGCGCACTGA
- a CDS encoding PepSY domain-containing protein, whose amino-acid sequence MRLFRRIVFWLHLVCGLVAGVVIAIMSATGIAIAFEEEILAWIDRDVSRLETAPAPGAVPLSVAELIERIHVARPDFAVSDVVVHRDQGAAWQFHSGHTALLHVDPYTGTMRETRTHSAHDILHTLEEWHRWLGVDDGLNSTARVVTGVCNLAFVVLCVTGLYLWFPRKWSWRSLRPLLWFVGRFRGKARDFNWHNVFGFWSMPVLLLLAATAVVISFEWGHKIPFALAGEEAPKARNYGMMAVPPPAVPDAPTGTPRAPYENAIARVQEAFPEWESIWLFPPRAAPAPDAEPPQLLSLGVTLPDYMPSRAYVPIKSDPFTGEILQAVRFQDRSPGLQARVWIRFLHTGGAFGLPGKIVAVIATAASLILVWTGFALSWRRFLARSRPTR is encoded by the coding sequence ATGAGACTCTTTCGCCGCATCGTCTTCTGGCTGCACCTCGTCTGTGGCCTCGTGGCCGGTGTGGTGATCGCGATCATGTCGGCCACCGGCATCGCGATCGCGTTCGAAGAGGAGATCCTCGCGTGGATCGATCGCGACGTGAGCCGCCTCGAAACCGCCCCCGCACCGGGGGCGGTTCCACTGTCGGTCGCGGAGTTGATCGAGCGTATCCACGTCGCCCGTCCGGACTTCGCCGTCTCCGACGTCGTCGTCCATCGCGACCAAGGTGCCGCGTGGCAGTTTCATTCCGGCCACACCGCACTGCTCCACGTCGATCCCTACACCGGAACGATGCGGGAGACACGCACGCACTCCGCGCACGACATTCTTCACACGTTGGAAGAATGGCATCGATGGCTGGGAGTCGACGACGGATTGAACTCGACCGCCCGGGTCGTCACCGGCGTCTGCAACCTCGCTTTCGTCGTGCTTTGCGTGACGGGCCTCTACCTCTGGTTTCCGAGAAAGTGGAGCTGGCGCTCGCTGCGCCCGCTCCTCTGGTTCGTCGGGCGATTCCGAGGCAAGGCGCGAGATTTCAACTGGCACAACGTCTTCGGCTTCTGGTCGATGCCGGTCCTCCTCTTGCTCGCTGCCACCGCGGTCGTGATCTCCTTCGAGTGGGGGCACAAGATCCCTTTCGCACTCGCCGGCGAAGAAGCCCCGAAGGCCCGCAACTACGGCATGATGGCCGTGCCGCCGCCGGCGGTGCCCGATGCCCCGACAGGGACTCCACGCGCTCCTTACGAGAACGCGATCGCGCGCGTCCAAGAAGCGTTTCCCGAATGGGAATCCATCTGGCTGTTTCCTCCTCGCGCAGCTCCCGCCCCGGACGCCGAGCCCCCGCAGCTTCTGAGCCTCGGCGTCACGCTGCCCGACTACATGCCCAGTCGTGCCTACGTTCCGATCAAGTCCGATCCCTTCACCGGCGAGATCCTCCAAGCGGTCCGCTTTCAGGACCGCAGCCCCGGCCTGCAGGCACGGGTCTGGATCCGTTTTCTTCACACCGGCGGCGCTTTCGGGCTTCCCGGCAAGATCGTCGCCGTGATCGCAACCGCAGCCTCCCTGATTCTCGTTTGGACTGGCTTCGCCCTGAGTTGGCGACGCTTCCTCGCCCGCAGCCGGCCGACGCGCTGA